A single region of the Nicotiana sylvestris chromosome 6, ASM39365v2, whole genome shotgun sequence genome encodes:
- the LOC138870359 gene encoding uncharacterized protein, whose amino-acid sequence MGPTWFDVDFQVIDVPASYNLLLGRLWIHATGAVASTLHQAVKFEWNHQEKANKGQALADHLAENPMDEKYEPLKTYFPDEEVSFIGEDIAESYEGWRLFFDGTANFKVVGIGVVLVSETGQHYPVSAKLRFPCTNNMAEYEACILGLKMSIDMNVQELLVIGDSDLLKHQHPNTNFIDPIPVKIHDQPAYCAHIEKEADGKPWFHDIKEYLTTGEYSGLANATQKHTIRRLSSNLFHGGGILYRRTADLDLLRYIGYQQSPQ is encoded by the exons atggggccaacctggttcgacgttgattttcaagtgatagatgtcccagcatcctacaatttgctgttgggacgactATGGATCCACGCCACTGGAGCTGTggcatcgaccctgcatcaggcagtgaagttcgaatggaatcaccaagag AAAGCAaacaaagggcaagccttggcggatcatctcgccgagaatcccatgGACGAgaaatacgagcccctaaaaacgtattttcccgatgaagaggtatctttcataggagaagatattgcagaatcctatgaaggTTGGAGGTTATTTTTCGACGGCACTGCAAATTTCAAAGTagttggcataggagtagtcctagtatcagaaactggtcagcactacccggtatccgccaagctcaggttcccttgcaccaataatatggccgaatatgaagcctgcatcctgGGGCTCAAAATgtccattgacatgaatgttcaggagttgctagtgatcggggattcagacttgctcaaacatcag catccaaatacaaatttcattgatcccatcccagtaaagattcatgatcagccagcttattgtgcccacatTGAgaaagaagcagatggaaaaccatggttccatgatatcaaggagtacttgacaacaggggaatattcaggacttgccaacgctactcagaagcatACAATTCGTAGGCTATCCAGCAACCTTTTTCAcggtggaggaatcctgtatagaagGACTGCCGATTTGgatttactaag GTACATCGGCTATCAACAGTCGCCTcagtag